One region of Sulfuriroseicoccus oceanibius genomic DNA includes:
- a CDS encoding PP2C family protein-serine/threonine phosphatase: MAIKHLFIGVVVGWSVLVIALVALVWASGGAHKDVAVGQHRRYESFHLADELRQSSDDLTRLVRAYVATGDPRYRQYFYEVVAIRNGESPRPQRYERSYWDLVGRDGTRPTEQGEAKSLEDRMRELQFTDHEFELLQQAREKSDALATVEEDAMQAVNGVFRDEEGNFTVQAAPNQHLAMQLVYNDRYHRAKAEIMRTINEFIDHVDKRTSDEVMASLDRERFYLYLSWPLGGLAVLVSLALFGLIAKYGVVPLRRLRAAVVEFSDGKYHRRPQGDRAAFSEVQDLARSFDSMSDVIVRDIDHRKKVGRELEVAKNSAEAAYRKVKEDLEAAAKIQHALLPSNMPVLKGYKFAFAYQPCEELGGDTLNVFPLDEDRVGVYLLDVSGHGVQAALLASTLSHVMSPMRSDDSVLWQRDVDGGYTLAPPRLVAQRLNVRFPINMETVQYFTIHYGVLNVREGSYRFISAGHPGPRLVSASGDCRTLDAMGPGIGLIEGAKFEEGEAQLERGDRVLFFSDGVLEAANSDGELYQDAQLQRCVKRLRKHGLKDCLRALIVDVVAWSDGEQEDDVSVVAIEVTGDSG, encoded by the coding sequence ATGGCCATCAAGCATTTGTTTATCGGGGTGGTCGTTGGTTGGTCGGTGCTGGTGATTGCGTTGGTGGCTTTGGTGTGGGCATCGGGGGGGGCGCACAAGGATGTCGCTGTCGGGCAGCACCGGCGGTATGAATCGTTTCACCTGGCGGATGAATTGAGACAGAGCTCGGATGACCTGACGCGCTTGGTGCGGGCTTATGTAGCGACTGGCGACCCGCGCTATCGCCAGTATTTCTATGAGGTCGTGGCGATTCGTAATGGTGAGAGCCCCCGTCCGCAGCGTTATGAACGGTCGTATTGGGACCTGGTCGGGCGGGACGGTACCCGGCCCACCGAGCAGGGTGAGGCGAAGTCACTCGAGGATAGGATGCGTGAGCTGCAGTTTACCGACCACGAGTTTGAGTTGTTGCAGCAGGCGAGGGAGAAGTCGGATGCGCTCGCTACTGTGGAGGAAGACGCGATGCAGGCGGTGAATGGAGTGTTTCGTGATGAGGAGGGGAATTTCACCGTCCAAGCCGCACCGAACCAGCATTTGGCGATGCAGCTGGTCTATAATGATCGTTACCATCGAGCGAAGGCGGAGATCATGCGGACGATCAACGAGTTCATTGATCACGTCGATAAGAGGACATCGGATGAGGTGATGGCGAGCTTGGATCGCGAGCGTTTTTACCTCTATCTGTCGTGGCCTTTAGGGGGCTTGGCAGTGTTGGTGAGCCTGGCCCTTTTTGGTTTGATCGCGAAGTACGGGGTCGTGCCTTTGCGGCGGTTGCGGGCGGCTGTGGTGGAGTTTTCCGACGGGAAATACCATCGGCGTCCGCAGGGAGACCGTGCCGCGTTCTCTGAAGTCCAGGACTTGGCCAGATCGTTCGACAGTATGTCCGACGTGATCGTGCGTGATATTGACCACCGCAAGAAGGTGGGGCGTGAATTGGAAGTGGCGAAAAATTCGGCCGAAGCAGCATACCGTAAAGTGAAAGAGGACCTGGAGGCCGCGGCCAAAATCCAGCATGCGTTGCTGCCTTCGAATATGCCGGTTCTCAAGGGTTATAAGTTCGCCTTTGCGTATCAGCCCTGTGAGGAGTTGGGAGGAGATACGCTGAATGTGTTCCCGCTCGATGAGGATCGCGTTGGTGTTTACCTACTTGATGTGAGTGGGCACGGTGTGCAGGCGGCTTTGTTGGCCTCCACGCTGAGTCACGTGATGTCGCCGATGCGATCGGATGATTCGGTGTTGTGGCAACGGGATGTCGACGGAGGCTACACGTTGGCGCCTCCTCGGTTGGTAGCGCAGAGGCTGAATGTGCGGTTTCCGATCAACATGGAAACGGTCCAGTATTTTACGATCCATTACGGGGTGCTCAATGTACGGGAAGGCTCCTACAGGTTCATCTCCGCCGGGCATCCCGGGCCGCGGTTGGTCTCAGCCAGCGGGGACTGCCGGACTTTGGATGCGATGGGGCCTGGGATTGGATTGATCGAAGGTGCGAAGTTCGAGGAAGGGGAAGCCCAACTGGAGCGAGGGGACCGCGTTTTGTTCTTTTCCGACGGGGTTTTGGAGGCGGCCAATAGCGATGGAGAGTTGTATCAAGATGCGCAGTTGCAACGCTGTGTGAAGCGGTTGCGGAAGCATGGGCTGAAGGATTGTCTTCGGGCTCTGATTGTCGATGTCGTGGCGTGGTCGGACGGTGAGCAGGAAGACGACGTCTCGGTTGTAGCGATCGAAGTGACTGGGGATTCGGGATAA
- a CDS encoding transmembrane 220 family protein, with the protein MSEGAKSQSGKLKILHAGAALLFLTVAFVQMNDPDPLYWIVVYLLVAGVAVARFMGRRMDSAVKVVVGMVIAGLLVSGPGVVGYLTSGDFNSIYGQMAMERPYIESVREFLGLFVAGLYLVLAGVRR; encoded by the coding sequence ATGAGTGAGGGGGCTAAATCGCAATCCGGTAAGCTGAAAATTCTCCATGCGGGTGCAGCACTGCTTTTTCTAACGGTGGCCTTCGTGCAGATGAACGATCCAGATCCTTTGTATTGGATTGTCGTCTACTTGCTTGTTGCCGGCGTTGCGGTCGCTCGTTTCATGGGCCGACGCATGGACTCCGCGGTGAAGGTGGTCGTCGGGATGGTGATTGCGGGGTTGCTCGTATCGGGGCCTGGAGTTGTCGGTTATTTGACGTCAGGGGACTTTAACTCGATCTACGGACAAATGGCGATGGAGCGGCCCTACATTGAATCGGTGCGCGAGTTCCTCGGGTTGTTCGTCGCCGGGCTCTACCTTGTACTCGCAGGTGTCCGCCGATAG
- the tyrS gene encoding tyrosine--tRNA ligase encodes MNAAEQLELLTRGTAKVISVDNLKAKLEEGRPLRVKLGVDPTAPDIHLGHTVAFEKLRQFQELGHQVVLIIGDFTATIGDPSGRSATRPPLTREQVLENAKTYTDQAFKILDKESTEVVFNGDWFGKMSYHEVLELNSKVTMQQMLQREDFRTRVEKGQEVRLHEMQYPIMQGWDSVVVRADVEIGGTDQLFNILVGRDLQKEQGMSQQVVMLVPILEGLDGVKKMSKSLNNYVAVNDAPDDMFGKLMSVSDELMSRYYTLLLGEDVPEIHPMDAKKQLAKRIVSRYHSDADGDAALAAFEARFSKKDVDASDWPEFTPPADRKDLIAVVAAAYQNAYDAKRSNSDVRRLIQQGSIQINGEKVTDPKAEPELKAGDVIKLDKKRSVRVG; translated from the coding sequence ATGAACGCTGCAGAACAACTCGAACTACTCACCCGCGGAACCGCCAAGGTCATCAGTGTAGACAACCTGAAGGCCAAACTCGAGGAAGGGCGCCCATTGCGCGTCAAACTCGGAGTGGACCCGACCGCCCCGGATATTCACCTTGGTCACACGGTGGCATTTGAGAAGCTGCGTCAGTTCCAGGAGCTTGGGCATCAGGTGGTTTTGATCATTGGTGACTTCACCGCGACGATTGGTGATCCATCCGGCCGCTCCGCGACGCGTCCGCCGCTGACGCGTGAGCAGGTGTTGGAGAACGCGAAGACCTACACTGATCAGGCGTTTAAGATTCTCGATAAGGAGTCGACCGAGGTTGTGTTCAACGGTGACTGGTTCGGCAAGATGAGCTACCACGAGGTGCTTGAGTTGAACTCGAAGGTGACGATGCAACAGATGCTGCAGCGTGAGGACTTCCGCACCCGCGTGGAAAAGGGGCAGGAAGTGCGTTTGCACGAGATGCAGTACCCGATCATGCAGGGCTGGGACTCGGTGGTGGTGCGTGCGGATGTCGAGATCGGCGGGACTGATCAGTTGTTCAACATCCTCGTGGGCCGCGATTTGCAGAAAGAGCAGGGCATGTCGCAACAGGTTGTCATGCTGGTACCAATTCTCGAAGGCTTGGACGGCGTGAAGAAGATGTCCAAGAGCTTGAACAACTACGTCGCGGTGAACGATGCGCCTGATGACATGTTCGGCAAGTTGATGAGTGTTTCGGACGAGTTGATGTCGCGCTACTACACCTTGTTGCTTGGTGAGGACGTGCCGGAGATCCACCCGATGGACGCTAAGAAGCAGCTGGCGAAGCGGATTGTCTCGCGTTACCACAGCGATGCGGATGGCGATGCGGCTTTGGCTGCGTTTGAGGCGCGCTTTTCAAAGAAAGACGTCGATGCCTCTGATTGGCCTGAGTTCACGCCGCCGGCGGACCGCAAGGATCTGATCGCGGTGGTGGCGGCTGCCTATCAGAATGCCTACGATGCCAAGCGCTCGAACTCGGATGTGCGCCGATTGATCCAGCAGGGGTCGATTCAAATCAACGGCGAAAAGGTAACCGATCCGAAAGC